The DNA region TATCAAAAGCTGTCAGCAATAAAAAGTCCCGTTACTATTTTGTGGGGGGAAAATGATCCTTACATTCACTATGAATTTGCCTATAAAATGCGTGACCTACAATATCCGCATGCTGCGGTCCATATAATACCTGACGCCGGTCATTTTATCCATATTGAGGCACCTCAGAAGGTGGTTCCATTGGTGGATGAACACTTTCAAACTGTTAAAAATAATGAGCAAAAAATGATTCAATAAATTTTACAAGAAACTGAAGCAAGGGATTGATTAAGACATGATGGATGTTCAATTAACTACAATTTCTTTACTAAAAAGAGCAGAGAAATATTTCGCTAAGAAAACGGTTGTTTCCAGGACTCCATCTGGTATTCAACGATTCACTTATCAACAAATAGGTGAGAGAATCAGAAGATTATCAAGTGTTCTGGAGAAACTGGGTGTGAACAGAGGGGATATGGTTGGAACCATAGGCTGGAACCATCACTGGCATTTAGAGGCGTATTTTGCGATTCCAAATATGGGAGCAGTGCTGCATACAATAAATTTTCGCCTTTCGGACGAACATTTGATATATATCATCAACAATGCAAAGGATAAGGTTTTGCTTGTTGACAAAGATTTCCTTCCTATTATTGAAAGAGTAAAGGACAAGATTCCATCAGTTGAGTCCATTATTGTGATGACCGATGAGGAAGAGCTTCCGTATACGGAGCTGAGTTCATTGTATTTATATGAAAAACTGATTCGTAATGGGGACCCAAACTATCAGTTTCCAACAGATATTAAGGAAAGCGAACCTGCAGGGATTTGCTATACATCCGCAACTACTGGAAACCCAAAGGGTGTCTTGTATACCCATCGGAGCATGGTCCTGCACAGCATGGCTCAAAGCATGGCGGATGGAGTCGGCATTTCAGAGGGGGACACAGCTCTTGTCATCGTTCCGATGTTCCACGTCAATGCATGGGGACTGCCTTTTACAGCAGCGATGCTAGGTACGACTCAAGTATTGCCTGGACCAAACTTTACTCCCAAGGTACTTTTGGAACTGATCCAATCCGAAAAAGTGACGTTAACAGCAGCAGTGCCAACTGTTTTGCTAGGTATAATAAATGAGTTGGAATCACATCCATATGATACATCAAGTCTACGGATGATAGTGAATGGGGGTTCTGCAGCTCCAAAAAGTATGATCCGAGATTACGAGATGAAACATCAAATTCCATTCTATCAAGCTTATGGAATGACAGAAACAAGTCCGTTTGTTTCGATCACCCGTTTGAAAAGCTATCAGCAGGATTTGCCTTACGAATCGAAGCTTGACTTAAAAGCAAAGCAAGGAATAATGGTTCCGGGAGTAGAAGCAAAAATTATTGATGAAAATGGCGAAGTACAATGGGATGGAAAAAGTATGGGAGAATTGCTTCTTCGTGGGCCGTGGATTACTGATTCCTATTATAAGGAACCGGAGAAAACAAAAGAAGCTATTGTGGATGGTTGGCTGCATACAGGTGATATTGCGACGATAGATGAAGAGGGCTTTGTAAAACTGGTCGACCGGACAAAGGATTTAGTAAAAAGCGGTGGTGAGTGGATCTCTTCCGTAGATTTAGAAAATGCTATAATGGCTCACGAAGCAGTTGCGGAAGCTGCAGTTGTTGGTCTGCCACATCCAAAATGGCAGGAACGTCCGATAGCGGTAGTCGTTTTAAAAGAAAAATTTAGAGATAAAGTAACAAAAGAGGACATCATTGAATTTATTAAACCGCAGTTTGCGAAATGGTGGATTCCGGATGATGTTATCATGATGGATGAAATCCCTAAAACCTCTGTTGGAAAGTTTCTAAAGCGAGCATTAAGAGAGAAGTTGGAATCATTCTTTGTGGCAAAGTAACTGAAATTTCAGTATATTTTTATTAATACTAAATTACGAGGGTGTGAGTATATCGATGAAAACATCGAAAAAGTGGTTAAATATAAGTTTTGCCCTAATTTTGACTATGGTTCTCGTTCTAACTGGCTGTTCATCATCAAGCGAAACTTCTAAAGAAACCAATTCCAATAATAAATCGACTGATAATGACACAAACAAAGTAAAGGTTCTAAAAGTAGCGATGCCTGGTAATGCGACCAGATTAGATCCAGCTTTTGCCGCTTCCGCTCCTGACCTTACGGTTAACCAAACTCTCTATAATGGTCTGGTACGATTTAAGCCTGGAACTGTTACTGTCGATGGAATCGAGGGAGATTTGGCAGAATCTTGGGAAGCCAGTGATGATGGAACTGTTTGGACGTTTAAGCTTCGAAAAGGTGTGCAGTGGCATTTTGGTTATGGGGAACTTAAAGCTTCAGACGTAAAGTGGACCTATGAACGTCTACTCAATCCAGAAACAGGCTCACCCTATCTTGAAGATTTAAAGATTATTAAGGAAGTTCAAACCCCTGATGACTATACGGTAGTTTTCCAGTTACACCGTCCTGACCCTTCTTTCCTTCCGCGATTGCTGGGTGACGATTCTGCAGGAGCAATAGTAAAGAAAGAAGCAATTGAGGAAGCCGGGAAAGATTCGATGGTAAAACCAGTAGGGACTGGGCCATTCATGTTAAAAGAGTATAAACTCAATGAAAAAGTGGCTTTAGAAAAAAATAAAGATTTCTTCCGAGGTGAACCAAAGCTTGATGGAATTGAATTTATTACGATGGCGGATCAAAATTCAGTGGATATTGCCATGGAAAAGGGTGAGATTCATCTAGCAACTGGAAATGCGGATAAGTTATGGGTTGAGAAGACGGAGAAAAAAGATTTCACTATTGATTATCCGGATCCGCCGCTCAACTGGTTACTTCACCTTGATTCAACTATTAAACCGCTCGATGATATTCGTGTTCGAAAAGCGATTGCCCATGCCATTGATATGGAGAAATTTGTAAAGGAAGTTTATACCTCTAAAGTTGCAACGCTCGCTTCTGGACCGTTGGCAAGTAACATGGAGGGGCATGCGGATTTGGGAAATTATAAGTATGACCCTGAATTATCAAAAAAATTACTAAAAGAGGCTGGCTACCCAGATGGATTGGAACTGCCACCAAACTTTGTTAATACCCGCTCTTCGTATCTAAATCAGATGACCTTTATCCAAGAACAATTGCGCCAAGTAGGAATTAAAATGGAATTAACGCAGGCTGATATTCCAACGTATCAAGCGAATATTCGTAAAGGGTTGAACAATATAAGTCTATATACAAAAAATTTCAAGCCTCATGCTGCTTTCCCAGTCAATTTCTTTTTCCATACTGGATCTATTGGAAAAACGAACTTTTCTAAGTACGACAAATCAGATAGCTTAATAGAGCAGGCGGCACAGGAAATGGATCCGGCGAAGTCCAAGGAATTGTATGAAGAACTTCAAAAACAAATAATGGATAATTATTCAATCGTTCCACTGATTGAAACAAAAAGTATCCTTTTCCGGAGACCGGAAGTTAAACTTGGATACGATTTCAAGGGCACGTTTGTTTATTCCTATCCAATCTATGAAACAACTGATTTAGAGTAGCCTACTGTTGGTGGGAAGGAGCGTAGTTTTCTCTCCCTCCTTCTTCCCAACTTTACGAAAACGGGGTGATTGTTTTGTTGAAATTTTTAGTACGGCGAATATTGGTTGCCATTCCAACAGTTTTTATTACCTTAACCATAATTTTTTTCGCTCTTAGAGTTCTTCCGGGGGATCCAGCATTAGTGATTCTGGGTGAAAATGCCAGTGAGGCGGCATTAGAAAATTTACGAAAGCAAATGGGATTAGATTTGCCTGTATGGCAACAGTATTTACATTATTTGGGCGATATCTTTACCGGGAATTTTGGTGAATCCATTGCATCAGGAACCCCGGTTATGACACTTATTGCAGATAATTTCGTACCCACTATCGCTTTGTCCATTAGTAGTATTGTTGTTGGGTGTATTCTAGGGATTCCAATTGGGATCTTATCAGCCTTAAAGCCTAATTCTTGGATCGATTTCATCATGCGAGTTTTTTCATTTATTTGGTTATCTTCACCACCATTCTTACTTGGAATTCTCCTGATTTTAGCTTTTTCTCTTAAGCTTAATATTTTCCCGTCTATGGGATCAGGTGAAGGGTTTTGGGGAAGTTTATTCCACTTGATTCTGCCAACCTTTACATTGGGTTTAATCCTTTCTGGTGTCATGATGAGATTCGCCCGTGCCAGTATGCTGGAGGAAATCAATCAAGATTATATTAGAACGGCTAAGGCAAAAGGTATTCCGAACAGGGTCGTTGTTTTTAAACATGCCTTAAGAAATAGTCTTATTCCTGTTATAACGGTCATTGGTATTGATATAACCGCTTTGATTAGTGGAGCTGTTATAACAGAAACGATTTTTAGCCGCCCAGGCTTAGGAAGTTTAGCGGTAGGTGCAATCCTAACGAGAGACTTTGCAATTCTTCAAGGATGCCTCATTCTGTTTGCTTTATTGGTTATTTTTGTGAACTTAATTGTGGATGTGAGTTATTCCTTTGTTAACCCAAAAATAAGGCCAAGATAAATATATTTAAAAGGAAAGGAGAGATGCTAAAATGGTACAGCCATTACGACAGGAAACTGAAGCTAATCTAGTTTCGGAAATTTCAAATACAGAAATACCAGTTAAAAAACGTGTCAAATCTGCAGAATGGGCCGCATTTAAGAAAAACCCTTTAGGTATGACAGGGCTGGTGATTTTAGTTTTTATGTTATTGGTTGCCATAACGGCTCCGTTCATTATACCCCATGATCCTCTAGCTCAAGATGTTGCGAATCGTGCGAAGGGTGTCTCAGTAGAACATTGGCTTGGAACGGACCCTTTAGGAAGAGATATTTTAAGCCGTGTCATTTTGGGATCACAAACCTCCTTATTTGTTGGCTTTATTTCAGTAGCTGTCAGTACTATTGTAGGAGGATTGCTAGGGATGGTTGCTGCTTATAAGGGGGGCTGGCTTGACGATGTATTAATGAGAATCCTTGAATCCATCATGATGATCCCACTTTTATTATTTGGATTAATGGTTCTTGTCGCATTAGGGTCAAGTATGACAACTTTAATCATTGTGATTAGCATTGGGTTAATTCCTGGGGTAGCAAGAATGGCAAGGGGATCCGCCTTGGAAGTAAAAGAGCGGGAGTATATTAAAGCAGCGATCTCTTTAGGGGCAGGAAACTTTCGGGTGATCATTCAGCATATTTTTCCCAATATTTTAGGGCCGCTATTGGTCATTTCCACCCTTCATATGTCTTCTGCCATTCGGATTGAAGCTAGTCTTAGCTTTCTGGGAGTTGGTGTTCAGCCTCCGACACCTACATGGGGAAATATGATTCAGGAAGGGTTTACATATATCACCTCTACCCCTGGACTAGTCCTTTTCCCTGGGTTGGCGCTGCTTATTGTATCGATTGCGTTTAATGTAGTGGGGGATGCGATGCGTGACGCCTTCGATCCCCATATTAAACAACAGAGAAAGTAGGAGGTAGGAAAATGGCTGCTGTTTTGGAAATTAAGGATTTACAAGTCGGCAGGAAAAACAAGGAAGGTTTTAATGCCATACTGGAGAACGTTAGCTTTTCCATTAATGAAGGGGAATTTGTGGCAGTTGTTGGAGAAAGCGGCTGTGGAAAAAGCATGACTGCTTTATCTATTATGGGACTCCTTCCAAAGACGATGCAAGTCGGTTCAGGCTGCATTTTATATAATGGTAAAGATATAACCAAAATGTCTGTGAAAGAAATGAATAAAATTCGGGGAAAAGAAATATCTATAATTTTCCAGGAGCCGATGACATCATTGAACCCGTCTTTCACTATTGGGAACCAACTGGCAGAAGTCTTTAAATACCATACGGACTTAAATGCCAAAGAAATTAAAAAAAGGTCGATTGAAGTCCTAAATCAAGTAAAAATACCTGATGCTGAAGAAAAATTAAAGGCTTATCCTCATGAACTTTCCGGGGGGATGAGGCAGCGTGTGATGATTGCGATGGCCCTTGCCTGCAATCCAAAGGTTTTGATAGCTGATGAACCGACAACTGCCTTGGACGTTACCATTCAAGCGCAAATACTCGAATTATTGTATGAACTCCAGCAGAATTTGAATATGACGGTGATCATGATTACCCATGATTTAGGGGTTGTGGCAGAAATCTGTCAAAAGGCAGTGGTGATGTATGCAGGGCAAGTGATTGAAGAAGCGTCCGTTGAGGAATTGTTTGAAAATCCTAAACACCCCTATACAAAAGCCTTAATGCTTTCTGTTCCAAAATTAGGAAGTAGAAAGAAGGAACTATACTCCATTGAGGGGACTGTACCTGACTTTGACAACATGCCTAAAGGATGTCGCTTTAATCCTCGCTGTCAAGCTGCCACACATGAATGCAGAGAGAAAGAACCGCAATTAATGGATGTTGGGCATGGAAGGAGGGTACGTTGTTGGCACTTCATGTAAAAGAAGAAATTCTAATTGATGTAATAAATTTAACAAAATACTATCCTATGAAAGGAAACTTCTTTGGTAAATCCAATGATGTCATCAAAGCAGTCGATGGTGTTTCTTTTCAAGTTAGGAAGGGCGAAACATTTAGCATTGTTGGAGAATCAGGTTGTGGCAAAAGTACCACAGGCATGTCCCTATTGAGACTAATCGAACCTACTTCGGGTGAGGTGGTATTTAGGGATAAAAATGTTTTAGTAATGAAGCGAAAGGAGATGCTGGATTACCGGCAAAATATACAAGTTATCTTCCAGGATCCCTATAGTTCTTTAAATCCAAGACACACCATTAAGAAAATTTTAAGTGAGCCATTTGCCATTAATACGAAACTATCTAATGCCCAAATTGAAGATGAAGTGAGCAAACTTCTCAGACTAGTCGGTATGGATGTCCATCATTTATATCGGTATCCCCATGAGTTTTCCGGCGGCCAGCGGCAACGAATTGGCATTGCTAGAGCACTTGCATTGAATCCACAGCTCATTATCTGTGATGAGCCGGTATCAGCATTGGATGTCTCGATTCAATCACAAATATTAAATTTACTCAAGTCACTTCAACAAAAGCTTAAACTTACCTATATTTTTATCTCCCATGATTTAAGTGTAGTAGAACATATCAGTGACCGGGTTGCTGTTATGTACCTTGGGAAAATTGTTGAAATCGGAACCCGGGAACAAATATTCAACAATCCTCAGCACCCTTATACAAAGGCATTGTTATCATCGATTCCGGTTGCTGACCCCAAATTAAAAAAATTGACACAAAGAGTTCATTTAGAAGGAGATGTACCAAGTCCGAGAAACCCGCCAAAAGGGTGTCCGTTTTATTCCAGATGTCCAGTCAGAATGGATTCATGTAATCAAACCGCCCCTGAATTGAAGGAGATTTCGCATGAGCATCAAGCTTCATGCCACTTAATATAAACGATTTTAAGGAGGATGGAAATGGCAAGAAACTTTTTAAGCGTATTGGAAACACAAATGAACCAAGTATTTAAGAATAGTACAAAGGATGTTCAATTAATTGAATTTAAAAAGGATTTTTTCTATGCGCCTGGTTTTGGGAATGTTGGTGTAGTCCTTACAACTGAAGGTGTAGTTGTCATTGATACTTGTATCAGCCCAGAACACGCAGAAAAGATATATAAGGAAATCCGTAACCTGACAGATTTGCCAATCCGTTATATTATCTACACGCATGGTCATATGGATCATGTCAATTCGGCAGAAGTATTTAAGGAAAATGGAACGATTGTTGTTGCCCATGAAAATGTTATCGATCGATTTAGAAAATATCAAATCTTGAAGGAACATAGGCAACGGATTGGCTCTGTTCAATTTGACAATAAAACAACTGATGTGAAAAAATACGATTTTACTTACCCAGAAATTACCTTTCATACCGAGTACGAATTTATACTTGGGGAAAAGAGGTTCCAAATTATCCATGGAAAAGGAGAAACGGATGACCATTGCTTTGTCAGCATACCAGTTGAAAAGGTCATTTATTCAGGAGACTTTTTCATCTCGTCCTTTCCTAATATTGGGAACCCGTTAAAAGAGGTTCGCTTTGAAAGGGAATGGTATGAAGCCTTAGAAAAAATCAGAGATAGGCAGCCGGAATTCCTCGTTCCGGGACATGGGGATCTTTTTGTTAATAAGGACACGATTCAAACCGCTTTACAAGATGTCATAGAATGCCTGCGTTTTGTCCATGATGAGGTCATTTATCATATGAATAAGGGAACTTTGCTAGAGGATATGCTCGATCAGATTAAACTTCCTGAGCATTTGGAAAAAAGCGAATATATTAAACCACATTATGGCTGTTTAATGTTTGCCATCAAAGGAACACACCGTAGATATTCCGGTTGGTTTGATGGGAACCCGACTAACCTGCAGCCTGCCAAACAAAAGGTTGTCGCAAAAGAAATTCTGTCTTTTATCCCTAATCCAAATGCCATCCTAGAAAAATGTAAACAGCTTCGTGATAATGGGGAGTTTCAAATGGCGCTACATTTGATTGATTTACTCGTATTTGGTAGTGAAGAACCGGAGGCTTTAGAATTAAAAGCTGAATTAACCAAAAAACTTTCAGAGAAAAATGATAATTTTATTATGAGAAATATTTATAAACAAATTGCCCAAAGTATGGTCTCAGAAAATACCCATAAATGAGGAGGAAGGAAATGAGTATTGCTAGTTTACAAAATGATATGAAGAACTATGCGTCTCAAAATAGCGATGTGGTCTTCGAAAAGGTGAGAGACGGGTATTACTTTGTGAAAGCATTTGGGAATGTTGGTGTTGTTGAAACCGATGAGGGAATAGTGGTAATCGACAGTACCTTAAGTACCGCGCAAGCAGAAGGAATCCTATCGAAAATCAGAGCTGTGACCAATCAGCCGATTAAATATTTGATCTACACTCATGGACATGGTGACCATGTTGGCGGTGCCAGAGTCTTTAAAAATGAAGGGGCACAAATCATTGCCCAGCGGAATGTTATTGCCCGCTTAGAAAGATATAAGGAATTAAATAACTACCATTATATTATTAACGAGCGTCAATTCGCCACAAGTTTTCAAATGAGTAATCTATGGGATGAGGTTTTATTTCCAGATATTGTTTATGATCAAGAATATGTAATTACACTGGGTGGAAAGACCTTTCATCTAATACATGGCAAAGGGGAAACCGATGATGCTACGGTGATCCATATTCCAGAGGATGATGTCGTGTTCACGGGCGACTTTATCATTCGCTCTTTTCCGAATGTAGGCAATCCCGCAAAGGATATCCGATTTGCAAAAGAATGGGCTCTAATGATGGAGAAAATTCGT from Neobacillus sp. FSL H8-0543 includes:
- a CDS encoding ABC transporter ATP-binding protein; the protein is MAAVLEIKDLQVGRKNKEGFNAILENVSFSINEGEFVAVVGESGCGKSMTALSIMGLLPKTMQVGSGCILYNGKDITKMSVKEMNKIRGKEISIIFQEPMTSLNPSFTIGNQLAEVFKYHTDLNAKEIKKRSIEVLNQVKIPDAEEKLKAYPHELSGGMRQRVMIAMALACNPKVLIADEPTTALDVTIQAQILELLYELQQNLNMTVIMITHDLGVVAEICQKAVVMYAGQVIEEASVEELFENPKHPYTKALMLSVPKLGSRKKELYSIEGTVPDFDNMPKGCRFNPRCQAATHECREKEPQLMDVGHGRRVRCWHFM
- a CDS encoding ABC transporter substrate-binding protein, giving the protein MKTSKKWLNISFALILTMVLVLTGCSSSSETSKETNSNNKSTDNDTNKVKVLKVAMPGNATRLDPAFAASAPDLTVNQTLYNGLVRFKPGTVTVDGIEGDLAESWEASDDGTVWTFKLRKGVQWHFGYGELKASDVKWTYERLLNPETGSPYLEDLKIIKEVQTPDDYTVVFQLHRPDPSFLPRLLGDDSAGAIVKKEAIEEAGKDSMVKPVGTGPFMLKEYKLNEKVALEKNKDFFRGEPKLDGIEFITMADQNSVDIAMEKGEIHLATGNADKLWVEKTEKKDFTIDYPDPPLNWLLHLDSTIKPLDDIRVRKAIAHAIDMEKFVKEVYTSKVATLASGPLASNMEGHADLGNYKYDPELSKKLLKEAGYPDGLELPPNFVNTRSSYLNQMTFIQEQLRQVGIKMELTQADIPTYQANIRKGLNNISLYTKNFKPHAAFPVNFFFHTGSIGKTNFSKYDKSDSLIEQAAQEMDPAKSKELYEELQKQIMDNYSIVPLIETKSILFRRPEVKLGYDFKGTFVYSYPIYETTDLE
- a CDS encoding alkyl sulfatase dimerization domain-containing protein gives rise to the protein MSIASLQNDMKNYASQNSDVVFEKVRDGYYFVKAFGNVGVVETDEGIVVIDSTLSTAQAEGILSKIRAVTNQPIKYLIYTHGHGDHVGGARVFKNEGAQIIAQRNVIARLERYKELNNYHYIINERQFATSFQMSNLWDEVLFPDIVYDQEYVITLGGKTFHLIHGKGETDDATVIHIPEDDVVFTGDFIIRSFPNVGNPAKDIRFAKEWALMMEKIRSLQPKITFPGHGPYINNPKIFDAHTTAIKESMEFVQERVVSGLNDGKSLEEILEGAKLPSHLEESPYLAQFYGCLDFAIRGTYRRYTGWYDGNPTNLYPEKSRTVAAEINSLIANEEKILNRANELIQINKHRLALYLLDIIIESEGKLCKEAQNVKAEIVAHLSEVDENYMRKNIYHNASNVILKESN
- a CDS encoding long-chain fatty acid--CoA ligase: MMDVQLTTISLLKRAEKYFAKKTVVSRTPSGIQRFTYQQIGERIRRLSSVLEKLGVNRGDMVGTIGWNHHWHLEAYFAIPNMGAVLHTINFRLSDEHLIYIINNAKDKVLLVDKDFLPIIERVKDKIPSVESIIVMTDEEELPYTELSSLYLYEKLIRNGDPNYQFPTDIKESEPAGICYTSATTGNPKGVLYTHRSMVLHSMAQSMADGVGISEGDTALVIVPMFHVNAWGLPFTAAMLGTTQVLPGPNFTPKVLLELIQSEKVTLTAAVPTVLLGIINELESHPYDTSSLRMIVNGGSAAPKSMIRDYEMKHQIPFYQAYGMTETSPFVSITRLKSYQQDLPYESKLDLKAKQGIMVPGVEAKIIDENGEVQWDGKSMGELLLRGPWITDSYYKEPEKTKEAIVDGWLHTGDIATIDEEGFVKLVDRTKDLVKSGGEWISSVDLENAIMAHEAVAEAAVVGLPHPKWQERPIAVVVLKEKFRDKVTKEDIIEFIKPQFAKWWIPDDVIMMDEIPKTSVGKFLKRALREKLESFFVAK
- a CDS encoding alkyl sulfatase dimerization domain-containing protein, whose product is MARNFLSVLETQMNQVFKNSTKDVQLIEFKKDFFYAPGFGNVGVVLTTEGVVVIDTCISPEHAEKIYKEIRNLTDLPIRYIIYTHGHMDHVNSAEVFKENGTIVVAHENVIDRFRKYQILKEHRQRIGSVQFDNKTTDVKKYDFTYPEITFHTEYEFILGEKRFQIIHGKGETDDHCFVSIPVEKVIYSGDFFISSFPNIGNPLKEVRFEREWYEALEKIRDRQPEFLVPGHGDLFVNKDTIQTALQDVIECLRFVHDEVIYHMNKGTLLEDMLDQIKLPEHLEKSEYIKPHYGCLMFAIKGTHRRYSGWFDGNPTNLQPAKQKVVAKEILSFIPNPNAILEKCKQLRDNGEFQMALHLIDLLVFGSEEPEALELKAELTKKLSEKNDNFIMRNIYKQIAQSMVSENTHK
- a CDS encoding ABC transporter permease; the protein is MVQPLRQETEANLVSEISNTEIPVKKRVKSAEWAAFKKNPLGMTGLVILVFMLLVAITAPFIIPHDPLAQDVANRAKGVSVEHWLGTDPLGRDILSRVILGSQTSLFVGFISVAVSTIVGGLLGMVAAYKGGWLDDVLMRILESIMMIPLLLFGLMVLVALGSSMTTLIIVISIGLIPGVARMARGSALEVKEREYIKAAISLGAGNFRVIIQHIFPNILGPLLVISTLHMSSAIRIEASLSFLGVGVQPPTPTWGNMIQEGFTYITSTPGLVLFPGLALLIVSIAFNVVGDAMRDAFDPHIKQQRK
- a CDS encoding dipeptide ABC transporter ATP-binding protein, which codes for MALHVKEEILIDVINLTKYYPMKGNFFGKSNDVIKAVDGVSFQVRKGETFSIVGESGCGKSTTGMSLLRLIEPTSGEVVFRDKNVLVMKRKEMLDYRQNIQVIFQDPYSSLNPRHTIKKILSEPFAINTKLSNAQIEDEVSKLLRLVGMDVHHLYRYPHEFSGGQRQRIGIARALALNPQLIICDEPVSALDVSIQSQILNLLKSLQQKLKLTYIFISHDLSVVEHISDRVAVMYLGKIVEIGTREQIFNNPQHPYTKALLSSIPVADPKLKKLTQRVHLEGDVPSPRNPPKGCPFYSRCPVRMDSCNQTAPELKEISHEHQASCHLI
- a CDS encoding ABC transporter permease, with the translated sequence MKFLVRRILVAIPTVFITLTIIFFALRVLPGDPALVILGENASEAALENLRKQMGLDLPVWQQYLHYLGDIFTGNFGESIASGTPVMTLIADNFVPTIALSISSIVVGCILGIPIGILSALKPNSWIDFIMRVFSFIWLSSPPFLLGILLILAFSLKLNIFPSMGSGEGFWGSLFHLILPTFTLGLILSGVMMRFARASMLEEINQDYIRTAKAKGIPNRVVVFKHALRNSLIPVITVIGIDITALISGAVITETIFSRPGLGSLAVGAILTRDFAILQGCLILFALLVIFVNLIVDVSYSFVNPKIRPR